A segment of the Chrysiogenia bacterium genome:
CATGAGTTGCACGGCGGTCATGTAGATCTCGTCGAGGTCGGGGCGCTCTTCACGGTCGACCTTGATGGCGACGTAGCGCTCGTTGAGCAGTGCGGCGACCTGCTCGTCCTCGAAGGATTCGTGCTCCATCACGTGACACCAGTGGCAGGAGGAATACCCGATGGAGAGAAACACCGGCTTGTGCTCGCGCTCGGCTTTTTCGAAGGCCTCGTCGCCCCACGGGTACCAGTCGACCGGGTTGTAGGCGTGCTGCAGCAGGTAGGGGCTCGTTGAATCGATGAGCCGGTTGGGCTTTCGGCCCTCGACGGGGTGGAGGGCCTCGCCCCATTTTTCCGAGGACGGGAGGGAGTTGCTGGTTTCGCTCATGTCAGGGGCCTGTTCTCCTTGGCGCGGCAGCGTTGCCAGGGCCGCCAGCCCTGCTGCCGCCAGCAGGGCGAGTGCCACGCGGGCAGGGGGGGGCTCTGGAGTCGCTTCATCGCGGGCGCACCTTGGCACGGGCCCGCCCGCCCGGCCAAGCCGGCTTGCCCCGTCGGGGCCGCAGGGAGCATTTGCGGCCTCTTGAGGCCGTCGCAAATTGGCCTATTGGCAATCTGCGTGATATTCTTAAAGAATTCGCACCGGGGACGTGGGGAAGTAGATGGGGCAGCGCCTCACCGCAGGGTGAGATTGCCGCGTGCCCGACGCTTTTATGCAACCACTGGGGAGCCCGTTGGGCATGAAGAAAGTCCTGGTCATTGACGACGACCGTGTGTTCTTGCGGATGTATGAGATGAACTTCGCCTTCTACAAGAAGGAAGTGGAGTGCATCACCGCCAACGGCGGCCGCGAGGGAATCGAGAAAGC
Coding sequences within it:
- a CDS encoding thioredoxin domain-containing protein produces the protein MSETSNSLPSSEKWGEALHPVEGRKPNRLIDSTSPYLLQHAYNPVDWYPWGDEAFEKAEREHKPVFLSIGYSSCHWCHVMEHESFEDEQVAALLNERYVAIKVDREERPDLDEIYMTAVQLM